The Flavobacterium praedii genome window below encodes:
- a CDS encoding TonB-dependent receptor, whose product MLTNYFNPKTKKKYIIGILFLFYSFSIFAHQPDLSTVMIYQDETGKCFLQIYSSLTAFEGEVDYKYSKNAYKTPEEFRALVIAHFNKSVLFICNAKDTLKFGKPQVLLGHETKLVTEVFGFPKKITSMYFKNTLFMDIPHNQSSLIILKKGLPNQLFVLNNENKQEINLVLENGKWKSTAANSDKAMSPLFFWGLLIVLLLSIVLFFKRIKPTLGAKKLLFLLFLSTATFAQNNKQNIRGIVIDKLSQTALIGATVQINNSEKQTVTDEKGNYTLTDITPDRYEIKVTFVGYKEVVIPNVIVTSGKEVILDITMEDEYKKLDEVVIKTSNKAGTINKLASISARTFSMEEVNRFAGGRSDVARLAANFAGVSTPDDSRNDIVIRGNSPVGVLWRIDGMNVTNPNHFASVGTTGGAVSALNTNLLKNSDFFTSAFPAEYGNATSGVFDIGFRNGNSKKRETTIQLGIITGLEATTEGPINKEKGSSYLVGYRYGLAGVAKLVGVDIGTTATPSYQDLSFKLNSGTSKLGKFSMFGILASSTINIDGGNSNSLYGNGNQVDFASKIGIVGLNHFKQINTKSFISSTIGLNYSKTDQTSYDFDRMANASFSKEVSNVAKTGYNFGSTYSLKVNSKFFIKAGIQDELMGLDLFYKTKQNNTDAWKQVWDTSSFTNLAQVFFHGKFNLNEKLTLNAGMHSQKFFLNNSVSIEPRLGLKYAVNSNSSFSLGYGLHSQMQPINVYFLQTQKTDGSYAFNNKNLDFTKSQHFVLGYDLQPFQDWRVKTEVYYQSISNVPVNTFSSSYSMLNTGSSFKTDLEDNLVNAGTGTNYGAEVTIEKFFSKGYYGLFTSSLYSSKYKGSDGVERNTAFNGKYVFNILGGKEWKVGGQNKISTDLKFTNAGGRAYTPIDLTASQTTGQEVFSTAAYSANYSNYFRLDLKGSYTINSKTKKLSQSFSLDLQNVTNHKNIFSQTYDTKNMSLNTTYQLGFFPNFIYKLQF is encoded by the coding sequence ATGTTAACTAATTATTTTAATCCCAAAACAAAGAAAAAATATATAATTGGAATTCTGTTCCTTTTTTATAGTTTTTCAATATTTGCACATCAGCCGGATTTGTCAACCGTAATGATTTATCAAGATGAAACAGGGAAATGCTTTTTGCAGATCTACAGTTCATTAACCGCTTTTGAAGGTGAGGTTGATTATAAATATTCAAAAAATGCATACAAAACACCCGAAGAATTCCGAGCATTAGTAATAGCCCATTTCAACAAAAGTGTTTTGTTTATTTGTAATGCAAAAGACACGCTTAAATTTGGTAAACCACAAGTTTTGTTAGGACATGAAACTAAATTGGTAACAGAGGTATTTGGTTTTCCAAAAAAAATCACATCGATGTATTTTAAAAATACACTTTTTATGGATATTCCACACAATCAGAGCTCCTTGATTATTTTAAAAAAAGGCTTGCCCAACCAACTTTTCGTTTTGAATAACGAAAATAAGCAAGAAATTAATTTGGTTTTAGAAAATGGGAAATGGAAATCAACAGCTGCAAATTCAGACAAAGCAATGTCGCCTTTATTTTTTTGGGGTTTATTAATAGTGCTACTGTTGAGTATTGTGCTATTTTTCAAACGAATAAAGCCTACACTTGGGGCGAAAAAATTACTTTTTCTTCTGTTCCTTTCTACGGCTACATTTGCTCAAAATAACAAGCAGAATATTCGCGGAATTGTGATCGATAAACTATCGCAAACAGCCCTAATTGGGGCAACCGTGCAAATAAACAATTCCGAAAAACAAACGGTAACCGATGAAAAAGGGAATTATACTCTAACAGATATTACTCCTGATCGTTACGAAATTAAAGTCACGTTTGTAGGCTATAAAGAAGTTGTAATTCCAAATGTGATTGTAACTTCGGGTAAAGAAGTGATTTTGGATATAACGATGGAAGATGAATATAAAAAACTGGACGAAGTGGTTATAAAAACATCCAACAAAGCGGGCACGATTAATAAGTTGGCCTCCATAAGTGCGAGAACATTTTCTATGGAAGAAGTCAATCGCTTTGCAGGCGGCAGAAGCGATGTTGCCCGATTGGCCGCCAATTTTGCGGGTGTAAGCACGCCCGATGATAGCAGAAATGATATTGTTATTAGAGGAAATTCTCCGGTTGGTGTTTTGTGGCGAATTGACGGAATGAATGTGACCAATCCCAATCACTTTGCATCGGTTGGGACGACTGGAGGAGCCGTAAGTGCATTGAATACCAATTTGTTGAAGAATTCCGATTTCTTTACATCCGCTTTTCCAGCTGAATATGGGAATGCCACTTCGGGTGTTTTTGATATTGGTTTTAGAAATGGAAATTCAAAAAAGCGAGAAACTACCATTCAATTGGGAATTATTACTGGTCTTGAAGCCACGACTGAAGGCCCCATAAACAAAGAAAAAGGTTCTTCCTATTTGGTAGGATATCGCTACGGATTAGCAGGAGTTGCTAAACTGGTTGGTGTTGATATCGGGACAACAGCAACTCCGTCCTATCAAGATTTATCGTTTAAATTGAACAGCGGTACCTCTAAATTGGGTAAATTCTCCATGTTCGGAATTTTGGCTTCCAGCACCATAAATATTGATGGTGGAAATTCAAATTCTTTATACGGAAACGGCAATCAAGTTGATTTTGCTAGTAAAATTGGAATAGTAGGGTTGAATCATTTCAAACAAATCAATACCAAATCATTTATCAGTTCGACTATTGGATTGAATTATTCTAAAACAGACCAAACTTCGTATGATTTTGACAGAATGGCAAACGCTTCTTTTTCCAAAGAAGTTAGCAATGTGGCCAAAACGGGCTATAATTTTGGCTCTACTTATAGTTTAAAAGTAAACTCCAAATTTTTTATAAAAGCAGGTATTCAAGATGAATTGATGGGCTTGGATTTATTTTATAAAACAAAACAAAATAATACTGATGCATGGAAACAGGTTTGGGATACAAGCAGTTTTACAAATTTGGCGCAAGTGTTTTTTCATGGCAAATTCAACCTTAACGAAAAACTAACTTTAAATGCAGGCATGCATTCGCAAAAGTTTTTCTTGAATAATTCGGTTTCAATTGAACCACGATTAGGGTTGAAATATGCTGTAAATAGCAACAGTAGTTTTAGTTTGGGGTATGGATTGCATTCGCAAATGCAGCCGATAAATGTATATTTTTTGCAAACTCAAAAAACGGATGGTTCGTATGCTTTTAACAACAAAAATTTAGATTTTACCAAAAGTCAGCATTTTGTTTTAGGATACGATTTGCAACCGTTTCAAGATTGGAGGGTGAAAACCGAAGTCTATTATCAATCTATTTCTAATGTTCCAGTGAATACTTTTTCCAGCAGTTATTCGATGTTGAACACGGGTTCAAGCTTCAAAACCGATTTGGAAGACAATCTGGTCAATGCAGGAACTGGAACCAATTATGGTGCAGAAGTTACCATTGAAAAATTCTTCAGTAAGGGGTATTACGGTTTGTTTACATCGTCTTTGTACAGTTCAAAATACAAAGGAAGCGATGGCGTGGAGCGAAATACGGCTTTCAACGGAAAATATGTTTTTAATATTTTAGGAGGAAAAGAATGGAAAGTAGGTGGTCAAAATAAAATTTCGACAGACCTTAAGTTCACCAATGCTGGCGGTAGGGCTTATACACCAATAGACCTAACAGCTTCGCAAACAACGGGTCAAGAAGTATTTTCAACAGCTGCCTATTCGGCCAATTATTCAAATTATTTTCGATTGGATTTAAAAGGAAGTTATACCATTAATAGCAAAACCAAAAAACTATCCCAATCCTTTTCATTGGATTTACAAAATGTGACCAATCATAAAAATATATTTTCACAAACGTATGATACTAAAAATATGAGTTTGAATACAACCTATCAATTGGGCTTTTTTCCTAATTTTATTTATAAATTACAATTTTAA
- a CDS encoding toxin-antitoxin system YwqK family antitoxin, translated as MKFFKIYFLFLLVCSCSKNESKVPKIYSLKSSKEITVLNDVVYLNKEKYSGFLFELYPNQDTISSEGFINGQLSGVCQKWYPNKQLMESRFYFNGKKNGKQLAYWENGNKRFEFIAKNDGYEGELSEWTFDGKLIHLAHFKDGQEEGSQKLWYDNGKIRANYVIIKGKRYGLLGTKNCKNVSDSVFVVQ; from the coding sequence ATGAAATTTTTCAAAATTTATTTTCTGTTTCTTTTGGTTTGTTCCTGTTCCAAGAATGAGTCAAAAGTACCTAAAATCTATAGCCTAAAATCATCCAAAGAAATTACGGTTTTGAATGATGTTGTCTATTTAAATAAAGAAAAATATTCCGGTTTTTTATTTGAATTATATCCCAATCAAGATACTATTTCTTCAGAAGGTTTTATCAACGGTCAATTGAGTGGCGTTTGCCAAAAATGGTATCCCAACAAACAACTGATGGAATCACGTTTTTATTTCAATGGGAAAAAGAACGGAAAACAATTGGCTTATTGGGAAAACGGAAACAAACGGTTTGAATTCATTGCCAAAAATGATGGATATGAAGGCGAATTGAGCGAATGGACGTTCGATGGAAAATTAATTCATTTGGCACATTTTAAAGACGGTCAGGAAGAAGGAAGTCAAAAATTATGGTATGACAATGGCAAAATTAGAGCCAACTATGTAATTATAAAAGGAAAAAGATATGGTTTATTGGGAACTAAAAATTGTAAAAATGTATCGGATAGTGTTTTTGTTGTTCAGTAG
- a CDS encoding YHYH protein: MRNIKMSALLVIGIAFGSIISCSNNDSEDTITNTTTATTEIPAVYKKIYGATSITSDGTYIYIKTKDLPDHKSAYYPTTNALYESYSGTTFGGNTFVKNPNSIIEQTATIKIPLNPVVASTHAATPLGAIGVAINGVALFNQYAGPNNQALTGEIATFDKYYGHPQQQGVYHYHVEPLYLTTVKSTKSGLIGFLLDGFPVYGPQEENGTVVTNAVLDVYHGHTHATVDYPNGIYHYHFTDEAPYLNGNGFYGTPGTISQ, translated from the coding sequence ATGAGAAATATAAAAATGAGTGCTTTGTTAGTAATTGGAATTGCTTTTGGCAGCATTATAAGTTGCAGTAATAATGACAGCGAAGATACCATAACAAATACAACCACAGCAACAACTGAAATCCCAGCTGTTTACAAAAAAATATATGGAGCGACCAGCATTACCAGTGATGGAACCTATATTTACATTAAAACAAAAGATCTGCCAGATCATAAAAGTGCTTATTATCCAACAACTAATGCCTTATACGAATCCTATTCTGGAACCACTTTTGGTGGTAATACTTTTGTCAAAAATCCAAATTCGATAATTGAACAAACCGCTACAATCAAAATACCATTAAATCCTGTAGTGGCTTCGACACATGCTGCTACGCCTTTAGGTGCAATTGGTGTAGCTATAAATGGAGTGGCGCTTTTCAACCAATATGCAGGACCTAACAACCAAGCTTTGACAGGCGAAATTGCCACTTTCGACAAATATTATGGACATCCACAACAACAAGGAGTGTATCATTATCACGTGGAGCCTTTGTATTTAACTACTGTAAAATCGACAAAATCGGGTTTGATAGGATTTTTATTGGATGGTTTTCCTGTTTATGGCCCACAAGAAGAGAACGGAACGGTGGTTACCAATGCCGTTTTAGATGTTTATCACGGTCATACTCACGCAACTGTTGATTATCCAAATGGTATTTATCATTACCATTTTACCGATGAAGCACCCTATTTAAACGGAAACGGATTTTACGGAACACCTGGAACTATTTCACAATAA
- a CDS encoding TIGR00730 family Rossman fold protein: protein MKKLSPYRLSKDESAFVQGPLSRFKELVFTFKVQYNFIKAFRKMHFIGPCVTVFGSARFGPEMDHYQDAERIGAAMAKLGFTVMTGGGPGIMEAANKGAYEAGGYSVGCNIVLPVEQKPNPYLHKWIYIPYFFVRKVILVKYSFAFIVMPGGIGTLDELFEALTLIQTKIIAGFPVVIFDTEYHKNLCEHIDMMVQHESISPADMQLLFVTDSVPDLVAHIENHAIKKFGLRKIQYKPKWWFGERSR from the coding sequence ATGAAAAAGCTGTCACCATATCGACTATCCAAAGACGAATCGGCTTTCGTCCAAGGACCTTTGTCTCGTTTTAAGGAGTTGGTTTTTACTTTCAAGGTACAATATAACTTTATCAAGGCTTTTCGTAAAATGCACTTTATTGGGCCCTGTGTCACGGTTTTTGGGTCGGCACGTTTTGGTCCGGAGATGGATCATTATCAGGATGCGGAACGAATTGGAGCTGCAATGGCAAAGCTGGGTTTTACCGTAATGACTGGTGGCGGCCCCGGTATTATGGAAGCTGCCAATAAAGGCGCTTATGAAGCAGGTGGCTATTCCGTGGGTTGTAATATTGTACTTCCCGTGGAGCAAAAACCAAATCCGTATCTCCACAAATGGATTTATATTCCGTATTTTTTTGTTCGAAAAGTGATTCTTGTGAAATATTCCTTCGCCTTCATAGTGATGCCTGGCGGAATTGGCACTTTGGACGAATTGTTTGAAGCCCTGACTTTAATTCAAACCAAAATTATTGCCGGATTTCCCGTCGTGATTTTTGATACTGAATATCATAAAAATTTGTGTGAACATATTGATATGATGGTGCAACACGAAAGCATCAGTCCTGCAGATATGCAATTATTGTTTGTAACGGATTCCGTTCCCGATTTGGTAGCGCATATCGAAAATCACGCCATTAAAAAGTTTGGACTGAGGAAGATTCAATATAAACCAAAATGGTGGTTTGGAGAGCGTAGCAGGTAA
- a CDS encoding M1 family metallopeptidase — MKYLFLLLSLYTFAQQTKSVDFKTVNGKISVNPNTKSVTGAVSYVFNVLKPIDTIKIDAQNMTFSEVELNNKKIPFVTNGNELLLIYPFHKGKNHLQFSYQAKPKQTMYFVGSETTQNLQIWTQGQGKYTSHWFPSFDDVNEKVIFNMEIIFDSKYQILSNGVLKKKYNEKDMTHWSYQMKKPMSSYLLMIAIGNFNKSHQKSKSGIPLDMYINPKDISKQEPTYRYSKEIFDYLEKEIGVKYPWKIYRQIPVSEFLYAGMENTSATLFTTRYVVDEVGFEDRSYTNVNAHELAHQWFGDLITAQSGKDHWLQEGFATYYALLAEKEIYGEDYFYSKLNESSMQLKQASKTDTIPVLNAKASSLSFYQKGAWALHVLRDGIGEKAFKKAVKSYLNKYAYQNVTTQNFFDEIKKVSDYDLANFSKVWLESSGFNSEVANTLLAKNKAMQVQLEVDKLRNKPLAEKYNFFEKTLQSNVFFTVKEAIVGQLMKENFEDKKQLLGLALKTQNIQVRQAVASTLQKIPEEFRIEYETLLDDKSYQTQEFALYNLWNNFGNKRNEYLDKSKNWIGFNDLNLRILWLSLAISTPEYSVNKEKVIQELVNYSSPNYEATTRQNALEYLINFNIINEAILKNLVNATTHHMWQFSKFGRENIRVLLKNPEIRTSFQTLLPSLNEKEQFQLDRLLKE; from the coding sequence ATGAAATACCTTTTCCTGCTTCTATCTCTATATACATTTGCACAACAAACCAAATCGGTTGATTTCAAAACTGTTAACGGTAAAATAAGTGTCAATCCGAATACAAAAAGTGTTACAGGCGCAGTTTCCTATGTTTTTAATGTCTTAAAACCAATTGACACCATCAAAATTGATGCGCAAAATATGACATTTTCTGAAGTGGAACTAAACAACAAAAAGATTCCTTTTGTAACCAACGGAAATGAATTATTGCTGATTTATCCTTTCCACAAAGGCAAAAATCACTTACAGTTTTCATACCAAGCCAAACCCAAACAAACCATGTATTTTGTAGGTTCAGAAACAACCCAAAACTTACAAATTTGGACACAAGGACAAGGAAAATATACCAGTCATTGGTTTCCTAGTTTTGATGATGTCAATGAAAAAGTAATTTTTAATATGGAAATAATATTTGATTCTAAATACCAAATTTTGTCCAATGGAGTTTTGAAAAAAAAATATAACGAAAAAGACATGACACATTGGAGTTACCAAATGAAAAAACCAATGAGTTCGTATTTGTTGATGATTGCAATAGGAAATTTTAACAAAAGTCACCAAAAATCTAAATCTGGAATTCCATTAGATATGTACATTAATCCAAAAGACATTAGCAAACAAGAACCTACTTATCGCTATTCTAAGGAAATTTTTGATTATTTGGAAAAAGAAATAGGAGTGAAGTACCCTTGGAAAATTTACAGACAAATTCCTGTCTCAGAATTTCTCTATGCTGGTATGGAAAATACTAGTGCAACTTTATTTACAACCCGTTATGTAGTCGATGAAGTTGGTTTTGAAGATAGAAGTTATACCAATGTTAATGCACACGAACTAGCACATCAATGGTTTGGGGATTTAATAACTGCTCAAAGCGGAAAAGATCATTGGCTTCAGGAAGGTTTTGCCACCTATTATGCTTTGCTAGCCGAAAAAGAAATCTACGGGGAGGATTATTTTTATTCCAAATTAAACGAATCATCCATGCAACTCAAACAGGCCTCCAAAACGGATACCATTCCGGTGCTGAATGCTAAAGCCAGCTCTCTGTCATTTTACCAAAAAGGAGCTTGGGCATTACACGTTTTAAGAGATGGAATCGGGGAGAAAGCCTTCAAAAAAGCGGTAAAAAGTTATCTGAATAAGTATGCTTACCAAAATGTAACTACACAAAATTTCTTTGACGAGATTAAGAAAGTTTCTGATTATGATTTGGCAAATTTCAGTAAAGTATGGCTAGAATCTTCTGGTTTTAATAGCGAAGTAGCCAATACATTATTAGCCAAAAACAAAGCAATGCAAGTACAACTTGAAGTTGATAAACTCAGAAACAAACCATTGGCAGAGAAATATAACTTTTTCGAAAAAACATTGCAATCTAATGTGTTTTTCACCGTAAAAGAAGCAATTGTAGGCCAACTTATGAAAGAGAACTTTGAAGACAAAAAGCAATTATTGGGACTGGCGTTGAAAACTCAAAACATTCAAGTTCGTCAGGCCGTGGCAAGTACTCTTCAAAAAATACCTGAAGAATTCAGAATCGAATATGAAACGTTACTCGATGATAAGTCGTATCAAACTCAAGAATTCGCATTGTATAATTTATGGAATAATTTTGGAAATAAAAGAAATGAGTATTTAGACAAATCAAAAAACTGGATTGGGTTTAATGATTTAAATTTGAGGATTTTATGGTTATCATTAGCCATTTCAACACCCGAATATAGTGTTAATAAAGAAAAAGTCATTCAGGAATTGGTCAATTATTCTTCTCCCAATTATGAAGCTACAACCAGACAAAATGCTTTAGAATACTTAATTAATTTCAATATAATCAATGAAGCAATTTTAAAAAATTTAGTCAATGCCACCACGCACCATATGTGGCAATTTTCGAAATTTGGAAGAGAAAATATTCGAGTATTATTAAAAAATCCTGAAATTAGAACTTCTTTTCAAACGTTATTGCCCAGTTTGAATGAAAAAGAACAATTTCAATTGGATCGATTACTTAAAGAATAG
- a CDS encoding SCO family protein, with the protein MVYWELKIVKMYRIVFLLFSSLILISCSNKKEEAIALPYYNEPEFTPIFLTDKSEMESKIKHTIANFSFWDQDSILISQKSIEGKIHIANFIFTTCGSICPKMTTNLKIVNESLKFHSNIVLLSYSVTPWIDTPTVLKNYKAKNEISNPNWHFLTGSKNDIYSLARKSYFAEEDIGFSKDSTEFLHTEHFILVDKTKRIRGIYNGTLELEMQQMLDDIKTLEKETY; encoded by the coding sequence ATGGTTTATTGGGAACTAAAAATTGTAAAAATGTATCGGATAGTGTTTTTGTTGTTCAGTAGTTTAATATTGATAAGTTGTTCGAATAAAAAAGAGGAAGCCATTGCTTTACCCTATTATAACGAGCCCGAATTCACGCCAATATTCCTTACCGATAAATCCGAAATGGAATCTAAAATCAAACACACGATTGCTAATTTTTCTTTTTGGGATCAAGATAGTATTCTGATTTCTCAAAAATCGATTGAAGGGAAAATTCACATTGCCAATTTTATCTTCACGACCTGTGGCAGCATTTGCCCAAAAATGACAACCAACCTAAAAATTGTAAACGAAAGCCTAAAATTCCATTCCAATATTGTATTGCTCTCCTATTCGGTTACGCCTTGGATTGACACACCGACTGTATTAAAAAATTATAAAGCTAAAAATGAAATTTCGAATCCAAATTGGCATTTTCTGACGGGTTCTAAAAATGACATTTACAGTTTGGCCCGCAAATCCTATTTTGCCGAAGAAGACATTGGTTTTAGTAAAGACAGCACGGAATTCCTGCATACAGAACATTTTATTTTGGTGGATAAAACCAAAAGAATAAGAGGCATTTACAACGGAACTTTGGAATTGGAAATGCAACAAATGCTGGATGATATCAAAACATTAGAAAAAGAAACCTACTAA
- a CDS encoding diphthine--ammonia ligase — protein MKKKALFNWSSGKDSALALYKILQGEEFEIHCLLTSVNQQYQRISMHGVRVELLEQQANSIGLPLEIMQIPEMPTMEVYEAVMQTTLAKLKEQGVTHSIFGDIFLEDLRKYREDKLAEIGFEGVFPLWKVPTQNLIQEFIALGFKTIVVCVNERFLDKSFVGRIIDQDFINDLPENVDVCGENGEFHTFTFDGPIFSKPIDFEIGETVYRKYEKPENKEETNTACDTSASDAFDFGFWYCDLLNKQ, from the coding sequence TTGAAAAAGAAAGCCTTATTTAATTGGAGCAGCGGTAAAGATTCTGCTCTAGCATTATACAAAATCTTGCAAGGAGAAGAATTTGAAATTCACTGCTTATTAACCAGTGTAAACCAACAATATCAGCGTATTTCTATGCATGGTGTTCGAGTAGAATTATTGGAACAACAAGCAAATAGTATCGGATTGCCACTTGAAATAATGCAAATTCCCGAAATGCCAACTATGGAAGTGTACGAAGCAGTTATGCAAACCACACTTGCCAAATTAAAGGAACAAGGTGTAACGCATTCCATTTTTGGCGATATTTTTCTAGAAGATTTAAGAAAATACAGAGAAGATAAATTGGCTGAAATAGGTTTTGAAGGCGTATTCCCGTTATGGAAAGTTCCTACCCAAAATTTGATTCAGGAATTTATTGCATTGGGATTTAAAACTATTGTAGTTTGTGTCAACGAGCGTTTTTTGGACAAGAGTTTTGTTGGTCGCATCATCGATCAGGATTTTATTAATGATTTACCCGAAAATGTTGATGTATGTGGTGAAAACGGTGAATTTCATACGTTTACTTTCGATGGACCGATATTCTCCAAGCCCATAGATTTTGAAATTGGTGAAACCGTATATCGTAAATATGAAAAACCAGAAAACAAAGAGGAAACTAATACGGCATGTGATACATCAGCTTCTGATGCCTTTGACTTCGGGTTTTGGTATTGTGATTTGTTGAATAAGCAGTAA
- a CDS encoding YHYH protein: MKNKKIKIEKIAVLIVIVLITFGCSKDNENAVDTTVSTVVKVNSDNFILAGLAEPISIVSKTLSNGTTVDCYKIVSKGTPTDHAMGPWCPTNISDGADAGGIWLKDGNVYDVDGAFIKNLATFFSDPTWMMYKSSTGEVIKTKTQAECQAAANPSVGPEYKNFCVECLPSYVANLTQTYYLPVSPVKLTNSIQFGMGPQSSGPSLRGIAFNGVRFDAPAPVSIILAAYTLAPFDDAGGHINLGAGYHYHAANGKSKEIAQTDGHAPMIGYAIDGHGLYARLDTKGAESTDLDECRGHSDAIRGYHYHVDKAGANNFINCLKGAYVN, translated from the coding sequence ATGAAAAACAAAAAAATCAAAATCGAGAAAATAGCAGTGCTAATTGTAATAGTATTAATTACTTTCGGATGTAGCAAAGACAATGAAAATGCAGTTGACACAACTGTTAGCACCGTTGTAAAAGTAAATTCGGATAATTTTATTCTTGCAGGATTAGCGGAACCAATAAGTATTGTTTCCAAGACACTCTCAAATGGAACAACTGTGGATTGTTATAAAATTGTTAGCAAAGGTACTCCCACTGATCATGCGATGGGTCCATGGTGTCCCACAAATATTTCGGATGGAGCAGATGCTGGTGGAATTTGGTTAAAAGACGGAAATGTATATGATGTGGATGGTGCATTTATAAAAAATTTAGCCACTTTTTTTTCTGATCCTACTTGGATGATGTACAAAAGTAGTACAGGCGAAGTGATTAAAACCAAAACACAAGCCGAATGCCAGGCAGCTGCAAACCCAAGTGTAGGACCAGAATACAAAAATTTTTGTGTGGAATGTTTACCTTCGTACGTTGCTAATTTAACTCAAACCTATTATCTCCCAGTAAGTCCTGTTAAACTAACTAATTCCATACAATTCGGAATGGGGCCACAATCTTCTGGACCTAGTCTAAGAGGAATTGCTTTTAACGGAGTTCGATTTGATGCTCCGGCACCGGTTAGCATTATTTTGGCAGCATATACACTAGCACCATTTGACGATGCCGGTGGACATATCAATTTGGGAGCGGGTTACCATTATCATGCAGCCAATGGAAAATCGAAAGAAATTGCCCAAACGGATGGACATGCACCTATGATTGGTTATGCAATTGATGGTCATGGATTGTATGCAAGACTGGATACAAAAGGAGCTGAATCAACCGATCTCGATGAATGCAGAGGACATAGTGATGCAATAAGAGGATATCATTATCATGTAGACAAAGCTGGAGCAAATAATTTTATTAATTGTTTGAAAGGAGCTTATGTTAACTAA
- a CDS encoding sulfite exporter TauE/SafE family protein: METYIIVLLCLAAFFAGFIDAIVGGGGLIQTPVGLILLPNLPVSTVIGSLKIPAFSGTSFAAYQYMKKVTINWRILIIMMLLAFPAAFLGSTVLTYVSNDFMKPLLLVVLSLLAIYTYAKKNFGQHQVRDISPRTQILNGVGISFVVGFYDGFIGPGTGSFLVVAFIALMGFDFLHASANAKMVNLATNFGSICLFMLKGKIIWAIALPMAASNATGGWIGAKIAINRGNKFIRIFFLVVVLGTLIRFAYDVFLKK; this comes from the coding sequence ATGGAGACCTACATCATCGTTTTACTTTGTTTAGCTGCTTTTTTCGCAGGTTTTATTGATGCAATTGTAGGTGGTGGCGGTCTCATACAAACTCCGGTGGGACTTATCTTATTACCTAATCTTCCCGTATCTACAGTGATAGGATCCTTGAAAATTCCAGCCTTTAGTGGTACTTCATTCGCCGCTTATCAATACATGAAAAAAGTCACAATCAATTGGCGAATCCTCATTATCATGATGCTCTTGGCCTTTCCAGCTGCCTTTTTGGGATCGACAGTATTAACCTATGTGAGCAATGATTTCATGAAACCATTATTACTGGTGGTTCTTTCTTTATTGGCAATTTATACTTATGCAAAGAAAAATTTTGGACAACATCAAGTTAGAGATATTTCTCCAAGAACCCAAATTTTGAATGGCGTTGGAATCAGTTTTGTGGTAGGATTTTACGATGGATTTATTGGTCCTGGCACGGGAAGCTTTCTTGTTGTTGCCTTTATCGCCTTAATGGGATTTGACTTCTTGCACGCTTCTGCCAATGCCAAGATGGTAAATCTGGCAACAAATTTTGGTTCTATCTGTTTATTCATGCTCAAAGGTAAAATCATCTGGGCTATCGCCTTACCGATGGCTGCCAGTAATGCAACTGGTGGTTGGATAGGGGCCAAAATAGCCATCAATCGAGGTAATAAATTCATCCGAATCTTCTTTTTAGTCGTTGTATTAGGTACATTAATTCGATTTGCTTACGATGTGTTTTTAAAAAAATAA